In a genomic window of Sarcophilus harrisii chromosome 4, mSarHar1.11, whole genome shotgun sequence:
- the LOC100915784 gene encoding C-C motif chemokine 3-like 1, with product MKSSVAILSVLIITFYQVSSLTVGSDIPTACCYSYVSRKIPQALVVDHYETSSQCSQPAIIFFTKKGYKVCANPREPWVQKYIKELKKREA from the exons ATGAAAAGCTCTGTGGCTATCCTGTCTGTCCTTATCATCACCTTCTATCAGGTCTCTTCATTAACAG TTGGGTCTGACATTCCTACTGCTTGCTGCTATTCCTATGTCTCCCGGAAGATCCCTCAAGCATTAGTAGTGGATCATTATGAGACCAGTAGTCAATGTTCCCAGCCAGCCATCAT ATTCTTCACCAAAAAGGGTTATAAAGTCTGTGCCAACCCTCGTGAACCATGGGTGCAGAAGTATATCAAAGAGTTGAAGAAAAGAGAGGCTTGA
- the LOC100918041 gene encoding C-C motif chemokine 3 — MISLPVLSILLLSTSGLFWGSTADTSQIICCFNYIQRMIPRKVVADYAHTSQLCSSPAIIFITKRGLKVCANPQDKWVQEYVTDLSRGTA; from the exons ATGATCTCCTTGCCTGTTCTCTCCATCTTGCTCCTTTCCACTTCTGGCCTCTTTTGGGGATCTACAGCAG ATACCTCCCAAATTATCTGCTGCTTCAATTACATTCAAAGGATGATTCCTAGAAAGGTTGTGGCTGACTATGCTCATACCAGCCAGTTGTGCTCTTCCCCAGCAATCAT CTTCATCACCAAGAGAGGACTAAAGGTGTGTGCCAACCCCCAAGACAAGTGGGTCCAGGAATATGTGACTGACCTATCAAGAGGAACAGCCTGA